The genomic segment TGATGTCCAAGCTGAACTTCGGCGACGCCGTGGCGCAGGACATCCGCGGCGCTGTGCAGTACATCGGCACCCTGAGCAACCGCATCGGTATCACCGGCTTCTGCATGGGTGGCGCGCTGACGCTGCTGTCGCTGAACGCCATCCCCGAGCTGAAGGCAGGTGTGCCGTTCTACGGCATGCCGCCGCTGGAAGCCATCGATCCCGCCAATATCAAGGCGCCGGTGCTCGTCCACTCGGCCACGCAGGACGCGTTCTTTGCGGCCGAGGACTTCGACAAGCTCGAGGAGAAGCTGCGCGCCGGCGGCGTCGACGCGACGTTCCACCGTTACCTCGCGCACCATGCATTTGCCAACGAGGAAGCCATCGGCGACGGCCGCATCGCCGGTACCCAGTACGACGCCGCTTGGGCGCAGGTCGCCTGGGACCGCACGCTGACGTTCTTCGCGCGCCACCTATGGCGCTGATCATCGCCAGCCGGGAAGCATTCCGTCTGCGGCCAGGCCGCCCTGAACCCGGATGACGGCAGCGACGCTAACGATGACAGTCAAAAATGAGCGGGCGGAGGCGATCCGTAACCAATGGGATGGACGCCCCCACCGCCCGCGCCAGTGGTCTGCTACCGCAGCGCGGAAAGGACTGATTGGACGGGCCGGGTTGCAAGGCACGGGCTACCACTCGGAAGAAGCGCCTAAGCTCAGGGGAACGGCTTCATGCCTAGCAGGGCCGCGACCGCAAAGCCCGAAACGTTGGTCTCCTGGTCCGGCGAGCCGGGGAAGTCGTGGATGCCGTACGTCTGCGGATCAAGGACGTTGTTGAGGATCCATGGCAGGGTCGTGCTCGGCGGCTGTATTCCAAGCGCCCCTGCGCCAAGCATCAGAACCACGTTGCTCAGTGCGTAGGCCGGGTCAGTTGCAGGCGCACGGATGCTGCCGTCTGCCTGGGTCTGGTTGATCAGCCACTGGACCGAACCCGTGCTCTGCGCATTCGCACCAAAGACCCAGGGCAGGTAGCCTTGCGGGAAGATGGCATCGATCTCCATATCCGTGTCGAGCGGACTGCCCGGGTCACGGCCAATGGCATACCGTTGCTGGTTGTTCAGGTAGAACTGGGTCGGCACGTTCGCCTTGAGGAAGGCAGCCTTGCTTGCATACTGCTGGTTATCTGGGAATAGCAGCGCCCCGGCGTTCATGCCAAGGTACACGTCGCCCTGGTCGGCGGCGTATTCATACGGCCAGAATTCCCAGGTCGAGCTTCCATCGGGCAATTGCCACGAACTGCCGGAAAAGCCACTGGGGTTGATGTTCTTTGCGAGGATGAAGTCCAGGGCAGCGCGCGCGTTAGCGCTGTACCTGGAAACCAGCGCGCTACTGCCAGTGAGCTGCTGGTGTTGATACAGCAGATATACGAACAGGGCAGAGGTGGCATCCACGCCGCGCACATCGGCGATACCTGCACCCGGCGACGTCGGCACAGGGTTATACGGCGATTTGATCGAGTACACATAGCGCCAGCTTCCCTTCCAGCCCGGGTCCGTCATCTCTTCACGGGCAGCAAGCCAGGCGATGCCTTTCTCCAGGCCCGTCAGGTATTTGGGGTCGCGGGTATTGCCGTAGGCGGCTGCGAGGCCAATCAACGCGTATTCCATGTTGGAGTCGGTGTTGACCGTGTCAGCGCCGGCTTCATCCGGAATCGCACCGTTGACGTCCTGTTGGGCCAGGATGAAGCCAGCAATCTGCAATGCGACCGCCCGCTGCTGTTCCGGTGTGGTCGCTGTGGGGGGAGTGGGCGCCGGCGTCGATGCTCCCTTGCTCGGGCGGGCCTGCGTCTGCAGCATGGTATTTGGGGCAGCATCGTCGCCCGACCCGCCACAACCCGAGGTGATGACGGTGATGCCGGCAAGAAGGGAACAGGCTATAGCTCGATTTCTTCTCAGCAATGACATTGTTGGTAAGTGTTTGGTTGATGACGAAGGGAACGGACGTCCGTGCCGTCGCTCACGTGGCCGCTGCGCCGGTTTCGCACTGGCATGGACGAGCCAAGGCGTTCGTCGCCCGCGCATGGCACGACGAAGAGGAGACGTCACGGAGATCTAGTGGATGCTGGTAACGCGCGCGCGTGTGTAGGCAGGCTGTTTGAACTTATGAGGGCTGTTCAGCCCGTTGGTGGCGTGGTCGCTGCCAGATAAAACCAGGCACCGTCCGGCGACGCAACGAACGGGCCGTGGTAACTCAGGCAAGCGCATACCGCACCTTTCATTCGCGAGGGGCGATGATAGCCGCCGGCGGAGCATGGCTACAGTGCGTACGCATCACTGTGTAAAGGGGTGTAACGCACTGGTATGGGGCGAGTACGCCAGTCCTCCTATGGAAATGGGATCAGGCAGCGATTCGAAAAAAAAAGACCAGGCTGCCTGGAACGGCCGGGAGAACGTCCGTTACAAAATCTGGCAAATTTCACGCAGCGAATGTGCCTGATTCGCTACCCGGGAGGCCGCGCAAAGCGGGGGCTGACGGAAAGCCTGGGCTGGGATCAGGA from the Cupriavidus sp. WKF15 genome contains:
- a CDS encoding dienelactone hydrolase family protein — translated: MRHIGQTVSFTRPDGQSVNGYLARPDLTEGAPAIIVVQEWWGLNNQIRGVADRLARAGYYALVPDLYRGASTVEQEEAHHLMSKLNFGDAVAQDIRGAVQYIGTLSNRIGITGFCMGGALTLLSLNAIPELKAGVPFYGMPPLEAIDPANIKAPVLVHSATQDAFFAAEDFDKLEEKLRAGGVDATFHRYLAHHAFANEEAIGDGRIAGTQYDAAWAQVAWDRTLTFFARHLWR